A portion of the Blastopirellula sediminis genome contains these proteins:
- a CDS encoding sialidase family protein, with protein sequence MTRPISILSCLLAMLAVGEFDSVKAETPTSSVWNGTPVSLTANEMSIATGQPSLVLMSSGSTHVPVWSLSGGTVGQSVSGVVDGFPSDVAAVKVEIVVTTNDKETSSDFSDVYRVHLSQMVEGAPFTARNFLGDVVRTTLPPAPLYARTILLESYYEVKPHAPITVRVQREPGDPADTFTRPTGLALVRVTPLPALAKPLVVQEGPGYDSWPMMQAMGDKLVCTYSRGSGHTIGEDARAVYARTSTDQGKSWTPETVVANSPGYGDVTVGKGLDSTGAMLLWVRRVGKQWHHDLYRTTDGVKFELIATPEMEVTPIQITDVIDVPTVGLMALWFAGSYGDPGPNHSWGTLTSSDDGKTWKQNVIEAELTKENWPTEPSAVYLGDGKLLAIGRTEVGGNSTTRSQFQMVSTDYGATWKRSPTNISDVVISTPSLILDADTGLLSNYYYQRGPRGLLRRRVVDPNFIFDHPQSWPASEAIAAGSQLTVDAGNANATWIGDKHFISYYSGAAPDTSVFVAEVPAPQAEK encoded by the coding sequence ATGACGCGCCCCATTTCTATCCTTTCCTGTTTGCTTGCCATGTTGGCAGTCGGCGAGTTCGACAGCGTGAAGGCGGAAACGCCGACTTCTAGCGTCTGGAACGGGACGCCGGTCTCGCTGACGGCGAACGAGATGTCGATTGCGACCGGCCAGCCTTCGCTGGTGCTGATGTCGAGCGGCTCGACGCATGTGCCGGTCTGGTCGTTGTCCGGAGGTACGGTGGGGCAGTCGGTCTCCGGCGTGGTGGATGGCTTCCCCAGCGATGTCGCCGCGGTGAAAGTCGAGATCGTCGTCACCACGAACGACAAAGAGACGAGCTCCGATTTTTCCGACGTCTACCGAGTTCACCTTTCGCAAATGGTCGAGGGCGCCCCGTTCACCGCTCGGAATTTTTTGGGCGACGTCGTGCGAACGACGCTGCCGCCGGCGCCTCTTTACGCGCGGACCATTCTCCTTGAGTCGTATTACGAAGTGAAGCCGCACGCGCCGATCACGGTCCGCGTGCAGCGCGAGCCAGGCGATCCGGCCGACACCTTCACTCGGCCGACCGGCTTGGCGCTGGTGAGAGTCACGCCGCTGCCGGCGCTCGCCAAGCCGTTGGTCGTGCAAGAAGGACCAGGTTATGACTCGTGGCCGATGATGCAAGCGATGGGCGACAAGCTGGTTTGCACCTACAGCCGCGGCTCGGGCCATACGATCGGCGAAGACGCCCGCGCCGTCTACGCGCGGACTTCGACCGACCAGGGAAAGAGCTGGACGCCGGAAACGGTGGTCGCCAATTCGCCAGGCTACGGCGACGTCACCGTCGGCAAGGGTCTGGACTCGACCGGGGCGATGCTGTTGTGGGTGCGGCGAGTCGGCAAGCAGTGGCATCATGATCTCTACCGGACCACCGACGGAGTAAAGTTTGAGTTGATCGCGACGCCAGAGATGGAAGTGACGCCGATCCAGATCACCGACGTCATCGATGTCCCGACAGTCGGGCTGATGGCGCTCTGGTTCGCTGGAAGCTACGGCGACCCCGGCCCCAATCACTCGTGGGGAACGCTGACCAGCAGCGACGATGGGAAGACCTGGAAACAGAACGTCATCGAAGCGGAACTGACCAAAGAGAACTGGCCGACCGAGCCGTCGGCCGTTTACCTGGGAGACGGCAAGCTTTTGGCGATCGGGCGAACGGAAGTGGGAGGCAACTCCACAACGCGTTCGCAATTCCAGATGGTCTCGACCGACTACGGCGCCACCTGGAAACGGTCGCCGACCAATATCAGCGACGTCGTCATATCGACGCCGAGCCTGATCCTTGACGCTGACACGGGCCTACTAAGCAACTACTACTATCAGCGCGGCCCGCGCGGCCTGCTGCGGCGACGCGTGGTTGATCCGAACTTCATCTTCGACCATCCGCAGAGTTGGCCCGCGTCGGAAGCGATCGCCGCCGGGAGTCAGCTCACGGTCGACGCCGGGAACGCCAACGCTACGTGGATCGGCGACAAGCATTTCATCTCGTACTACTCCGGTGCGGCGCCGGATACGTCGGTCTTCGTTGCGGAAGTGCCGGCCCCGCAGGCGGAGAAATAG
- a CDS encoding HEAT repeat domain-containing protein codes for MNRRLLTKPGIVLTVFASGFIGIAFLAAWQAGLFQPRLQRLIRQLQTAKEAEDRYAAAEELGEMGAAARPAVPPLVAALDDDGVYMTTAMLIFPQEHYVRNAASKAIGQIGGPEAVDALISVIATKGDSDWYTSSMAARLLGEFGAEARPGAERLLDAIDGCRQGEVVKQSITVLTAMQIEPGSPAADKARDVLPQFCNWGNETGPWAAQLLYRLWPEDQEAVEYYVAAMLGGRSTAGVGMIPINEQTIPLIINHLGDGTREAAITHLAAADADLVVTPLTEALQRPERLIRAGAATALAKHGAEAAEAEPELTALLADKDENVRLAAATALWECAHQVETVLPVLVAARKSAAAPTRQTVQSFVYSRGSEDAWAVVSLAQFAATERPKEERLFALELLSQIKRSTPESSEVLLELLRDPDADIQRAAAKAVAASEKK; via the coding sequence ATGAATCGACGTTTGCTGACCAAGCCCGGAATCGTGTTGACCGTTTTCGCAAGCGGTTTCATCGGGATTGCCTTCTTGGCGGCTTGGCAAGCGGGCTTGTTCCAGCCGCGTCTTCAGCGGCTTATCCGGCAGTTGCAAACAGCGAAGGAGGCGGAGGATCGCTACGCGGCCGCGGAAGAATTGGGAGAAATGGGAGCGGCGGCGCGGCCTGCCGTGCCGCCGCTAGTCGCAGCGCTCGACGACGACGGCGTCTACATGACGACCGCCATGCTGATCTTTCCCCAAGAGCACTACGTCCGGAACGCCGCCTCCAAAGCGATCGGGCAAATCGGCGGCCCAGAAGCGGTGGACGCGTTGATCTCGGTCATCGCCACCAAGGGAGACTCCGATTGGTATACGTCCAGCATGGCGGCACGCCTGCTTGGCGAGTTCGGCGCTGAGGCGCGGCCTGGCGCCGAGCGACTGCTGGACGCGATCGACGGTTGTCGGCAGGGGGAAGTCGTGAAGCAGTCCATCACGGTTCTGACCGCAATGCAAATTGAACCAGGCTCGCCGGCCGCAGACAAGGCGCGCGACGTGTTGCCGCAGTTCTGCAATTGGGGAAATGAAACTGGTCCATGGGCAGCCCAGCTGCTCTACCGGTTGTGGCCGGAGGATCAAGAGGCGGTGGAGTATTATGTAGCGGCGATGCTCGGTGGCCGCTCGACTGCCGGGGTTGGCATGATCCCCATCAATGAACAAACGATCCCGCTAATCATCAATCACCTGGGAGATGGAACGCGCGAAGCGGCGATCACTCACCTGGCCGCGGCGGACGCGGATCTAGTCGTGACTCCACTCACGGAAGCGCTGCAGCGTCCGGAGCGGCTCATTCGAGCCGGCGCCGCGACAGCGCTCGCGAAACATGGAGCCGAAGCGGCGGAAGCCGAGCCCGAGTTGACCGCGCTGTTGGCCGATAAGGACGAGAACGTGCGTCTGGCCGCTGCGACAGCTCTGTGGGAGTGCGCTCACCAGGTGGAAACGGTGCTGCCGGTCCTGGTCGCCGCCCGGAAGTCGGCAGCGGCGCCCACACGTCAGACGGTTCAATCTTTCGTCTACAGCCGAGGTAGCGAGGACGCGTGGGCGGTCGTCTCCTTGGCTCAGTTCGCCGCGACGGAACGTCCCAAAGAGGAACGCCTCTTCGCGCTGGAGCTGTTGTCGCAAATCAAAAGGTCCACCCCTGAATCAAGCGAAGTGCTGCTGGAATTGCTACGTGATCCAGACGCCGATATCCAGCGAGCCGCCGCGAAGGCGGTTGCGGCGTCCGAGAAGAAATAG
- a CDS encoding SGNH/GDSL hydrolase family protein, with protein MKSWIVVCLSAMTILLCGLAASHAAAAESPAKVALKGDWEVQVDLVGNGAEPGLSALVAVELPGLYTVTAERHASLPVYDPARPQYLRGERLTALIAESLTAPDLLDPSSVVVRGGPADTDETYVRGRDYEFENRWGGMGRIVGGRIAEGSPVYISYQHSLSRIDSVVLNAAGEIEYRTGEPAATAPAPPQIVASERRLANVWIPGRIERLTKQNLFPLLETAYPEPPAASPSLAEQKIPHAMAKLRAGEPLRILAWGDSVTEGAYLSNRERDHWQQQFVARLRQRFPMAKIELVTEAWGGRTTASYLGVPPGAEHNYQETVLGAKPDLVISEFVNDAGLSPAMVEERYGKLLADFQAINAEWIILTPHYVRPDWMGLDRQNDVDEDPRPYVKGLREFAAKHPVALADASLRYGRLWRQGIPYNSLMVNCINHPGPEGLSIFADALMELFPQK; from the coding sequence ATGAAAAGCTGGATAGTCGTTTGTTTGTCGGCAATGACAATTCTCCTGTGCGGTCTGGCCGCGTCGCACGCTGCGGCGGCGGAGTCGCCGGCGAAGGTCGCTTTGAAGGGGGATTGGGAAGTCCAGGTCGATCTCGTCGGCAACGGGGCGGAGCCGGGACTTTCGGCGCTGGTCGCGGTTGAATTGCCGGGCTTGTATACCGTGACGGCCGAGCGGCACGCGAGTTTGCCGGTCTATGACCCGGCCAGACCGCAGTATCTGCGAGGCGAACGATTGACGGCGTTGATTGCGGAATCGCTGACCGCGCCCGACTTGTTGGATCCGTCCAGCGTCGTCGTGCGCGGCGGACCAGCCGATACGGATGAAACCTACGTACGTGGTCGCGATTATGAATTTGAAAATCGCTGGGGTGGGATGGGCCGTATCGTCGGCGGGCGAATTGCGGAGGGGAGCCCGGTCTACATCAGCTACCAACATTCGCTGTCGCGAATCGATTCGGTGGTGCTGAACGCCGCCGGAGAAATTGAATATCGAACCGGCGAGCCGGCCGCCACGGCGCCAGCCCCGCCCCAGATCGTCGCATCCGAGCGTCGTTTGGCGAACGTCTGGATCCCGGGCCGAATCGAGCGGCTGACCAAACAGAATCTGTTTCCGCTGTTGGAAACGGCGTATCCAGAGCCGCCGGCAGCTTCGCCTTCGCTGGCCGAGCAGAAGATTCCGCACGCCATGGCCAAGTTGCGTGCGGGCGAGCCGCTACGAATTTTGGCTTGGGGGGACAGCGTGACCGAGGGGGCGTATTTGTCGAACCGAGAACGTGATCACTGGCAGCAGCAGTTCGTCGCACGGCTGCGGCAGCGTTTCCCGATGGCGAAGATTGAATTGGTGACCGAAGCTTGGGGTGGACGCACGACGGCCTCCTACCTGGGCGTTCCGCCAGGTGCGGAGCACAACTACCAGGAAACGGTCTTGGGGGCCAAGCCGGACCTGGTCATCAGTGAGTTTGTGAACGACGCAGGTCTCAGCCCGGCGATGGTCGAAGAGCGCTACGGAAAACTGTTGGCCGACTTTCAAGCGATCAACGCCGAGTGGATTATTTTGACGCCGCACTATGTGCGCCCCGACTGGATGGGACTGGATCGGCAGAATGACGTCGATGAGGACCCGCGTCCCTATGTGAAAGGGCTACGCGAATTCGCCGCCAAGCATCCAGTGGCGCTGGCCGATGCGTCGCTACGGTATGGCCGCTTGTGGCGCCAAGGGATTCCCTACAACAGCCTGATGGTCAATTGCATCAATCATCCCGGACCAGAGGGACTAAGCATCTTCGCCGATGCATTGATGGAGCTCTTTCCGCAAAAGTGA
- a CDS encoding DUF4240 domain-containing protein gives MDREQFWTMVDQSRRGTDRIDEQLGKLIALVTTLDTEEILAFDRCFHECVRDAFRSDLWAAAYIINGGCSDDGFDYFLGWLITQGHAYYLAALENPERAGDRVEPGDFVECGTMWSVAALAYEKKTGNSDFYDIAPVVPRTLIGELFDEENVAALYPELAKRFRF, from the coding sequence ATGGATCGAGAACAGTTCTGGACAATGGTCGATCAGAGCAGACGCGGAACCGATCGTATTGATGAGCAACTCGGTAAGCTGATCGCTCTCGTCACAACGCTCGACACAGAAGAGATTCTCGCCTTTGACCGCTGCTTTCACGAATGCGTGCGGGACGCGTTTCGGTCCGACTTGTGGGCGGCGGCCTACATCATCAATGGCGGCTGTTCTGACGATGGTTTCGACTACTTTCTCGGGTGGCTCATCACCCAGGGGCACGCCTATTATCTGGCGGCATTGGAAAACCCCGAGCGAGCCGGGGATCGCGTCGAACCAGGCGATTTTGTTGAGTGCGGAACGATGTGGTCCGTCGCCGCTCTGGCGTACGAAAAGAAGACGGGAAATTCCGATTTTTACGACATCGCCCCGGTTGTCCCCCGTACGTTGATCGGCGAGTTATTCGACGAAGAGAATGTCGCTGCTCTCTACCCTGAACTCGCAAAACGATTTCGATTCTGA